The Solanum pennellii chromosome 11, SPENNV200 genome contains a region encoding:
- the LOC107003281 gene encoding beta-D-glucosyl crocetin beta-1,6-glucosyltransferase-like, which yields MATNLRVLMFPWLAYGHISPFLNIAKQLADRGFLIYFCSTRINLESIVKKIPEKYADSIHLIELHLPELPELPPHYHTTNGLPPHLNPTLHKALKMSKPNFSRILQNLKPDLLIYDVLQPWAEHVANEQNIPAGKLLTSGAAVFSYFFNFRKNPGVEFPFPAIHLPEVEKVKIREILAKEPEEGGRLDEGNKQIMLMCTSRTIEAKYIDYCTELCNWKVVPVGPPFQDLITNDADSKELIDWLGTKHENSTVFVSFGSEYFLSKEDMEEVAFALELSNVNFIWVARFPKGEEQNLEDALPKGFLERIGERGRVLDKFAPQPRILNHPSTGGFISHCGWNSAMESIDFGVPIIAMPIHNDQPINAKLIVELGVGVEIVRDDDGKIHRGEIAETLKSVVTGETGEILREKVREISKNLKSIRDEEMDAVAEELIQLCRNSNKYK from the coding sequence aTGGCTACTAATTTGAGGGTACTAATGTTTCCATGGTTAGCTTATGGACacatttctccatttctaaACATAGCCAAGCAACTCGCGGACAGAGGATTCTTGATTTACTTCTGTTCCACGCGAATCAATCTTGAATCCATCGTCAAGAAAATCCCTGAAAAGTATGCTGATTCGATTCATCTTATCGAACTTCATCTACCAGAATTACCCGAACTTCCTCCTCATTACCATACGACGAATGGCCTCCCACCCCATCTCAATCCCACCCTTCATAAGGCCCTGAAAATGTCCAAACCAAACTTTTCGAGAATCTTGCAAAATCTGAAACCTGATTTATTGATTTACGATGTATTGCAGCCGTGGGCTGAACATGTTGCGAATGAACAAAACATTCCAGCAGGTAAGCTGCTAACTTCGGGTGCAGCTGTGTTTTCGTATTTTTTCAACTTTCGAAAGAATCCAGGGGTTGAATTCCCTTTCCCTGCTATTCATCTCCCGGAAGTTGAGAAAGTAAAGATCAGAGAAATACTCGCGAAAGAACCTGAAGAAGGGGGTCGTCTAGACGAGGGAAATAAGCAAATCATGTTGATGTGTACGTCTAGAACTATCGAGGCTAAATACATAGATTACTGCACTGAATTGTGCAATTGGAAAGTTGTTCCAGTTGGTCCACCATTCCAAGATTTGATCACTAATGACGCGGACAGCAAGGAGCTTATCGATTGGCTTGGAACAAAACATGAGAATTCAACTGTTTTCGTCTCCTTTGGGAGTGAGTATTTCTTGTCAAAAGAAGATATGGAAGAAGTTGCTTTCGCGCTGGAGTTAAGTAATGTTAATTTCATATGGGTTGCAAGATTTCCGAAAGGGGAAGAGCAAAATCTCGAAGATGCATTACCAAAAGGTTTTCTTGAAAGAATTGGAGAAAGGGGAAGAGTTTTGGACAAATTTGCACCACAACCAAGAATTCTAAATCATCCGAGTACCGGAGGATTTATAAGTCATTGTGGTTGGAATTCGGCTATGGAAAGTATAGATTTCGGGGTTCCTATAATCGCAATGCCTATTCATAATGATCAACCAATAAATGCTAAGCTGATCGTAGAATTGGGAGTCGGGGTGGAGATTGTTAGAGATGATGATGGGAAAATTCACAGAGGAGAAATCGCGGAAACTCTTAAAAGTGTCGTAACAGGGGAAACAGGGGAAATTTTGAGGGAAAAAGTGAGAGAAATCAGCAAGAATTTGAAATCTATAAGAGATGAAGAGATGGATGCTGTTGCTGAAGAGCTAATTCAACTTTGTAGGAATAGTAATAAGTACAAATAA
- the LOC107003280 gene encoding rust resistance kinase Lr10-like isoform X3 → MSKGNSQLKYITLILQIIFLQTSNAWKSNCPDSACGDIRSIKYPFYSNTDPKHCRFFLGFELACEGNQTVTWLSSKKFHVQGIDYANNTIHLVDPTLQTDDLCSLLPSKLNFHQYNNFFYEYNWYRVATPIFMFNCPFGVDDSTFVEISGCKSSKYTYLKIGEMNVSQVSDGCRAEFIGFTAWPDINNISYSDIHQAILYGFEFPYSSSVYWGAKFVIGLPLVIAFLVYKFKRRHLSMYDTVEGFLQTQNNFLPIRYNYSHIKRMTRGFKEKLGEGGYGTVYKGKLQSGRDVAVKMLSKPKADGQDFMNEVATIGRIHHVNVVGLVGYCVEGTKRALVYDFMPNGSLDQEGSPLLSWQRKYDIILGVARGIGYLHRGCDVRILHFDIKPHNILLDENFIPKISDVGLAKLYPTDKSIVTLTAARGTIGYVAPELISRSIGAISYKADVYSFGMLLMEMLDLKRNEVANEENSSQYFPYNIYDKFNKGKEIVVDEEANDDEKKMARKLSLVALWCIQTNPIQRPSMSKVVLMLEGEVEALEVPPQPLQSPPIVHQIMESPTTLSSDSIALLDNSVEVDIYAD, encoded by the exons ATGTCTAAAGGAAACTCTCAGCTTAAATACATTACATTAATCCTTCAAATCATCTTTCTGCAAACATCCAATGCTTGGAAGAGCAACTGTCCTGATTCTGCCTGTGGCGATATCCGTAGCATAAAATACCCTTTTTATTCAAACACTGATCCAAAACATTGTCGTTTTTTTTTAGGATTTGAATTAGCTTGTGAAGGTAACCAAACCGTTACATGGTTATCCTCCAAGAAGTTTCACGTTCAAGGCATCGACTATGCTAATAACACAATTCATTTGGTAGATCCGACTTTACAAACAGATGATCTATGCTCTCTCCTACCTTCTAAGCTTAACTTTCACCAATACAATAATTTCTTCTATGAATACAATTGGTATAGAGTAGCCACGCCCATTTTCATGTTCAATTGTCCATTTGGTGTTGATGATTCGACATTTGTGGAAATTAGCGGCTGCAAATCAAGCAAATACACTTACCTAAAGATTGGAGAAATGAATGTCTCTCAAGTGAGTGATGGATGCAGAGCGGAATTTATAGGCTTCACAGCATGGCCTGATATTAACAACATTTCCTATTCTGATATTCATCAAGCGATTCTCTACGGATTTGAGTTTCCTTATTCTTCGAGTG TGTATTGGGGAGCAAAATTTGTAATAGGCCTTCCGTTGGTAATTGCATTTCTGGTGTACAAATTCAAAAGGAGGCATTTGTCAATGTACGATACGGTTGAAGGCTTCTTGCAAACGCAAAACAATTTCTTGCCTATAAGATATAATTACTCCCACATAAAGAGAATGACCAGAGGATTCAAAGAGAAATTAGGCGAGGGAGGTTACGGAACTGTGTACAAAGGAAAGCTTCAAAGTGGAAGGGATGTAGCTGTGAAGATGTTGAGCAAGCCTAAAGCTGACGGGCAAGATTTCATGAATGAAGTAGCTACCATCGGAAGGATTCATCATGTCAACGTGGTTGGACTCGTAGGGTATTGCGTTGAGGGAACAAAGCGTGCTCTTGTATACGACTTCATGCCCAATGGATCACTTGATCAAGAAGGAAGTCCTCTGTTAAGTTGGCAGAGGAAGTATGACATTATTCTTGGAGTGGCTCGAGGAATCGGGTATTTGCATCGAGGCTGTGATGTACGAATATTGCATTTTGACATCAAACCACACAACATTCTCTTGGATGAGAATTTCATTCCAAAGATTTCTGACGTTGGGCTCGCGAAACTATATCCAACAGATAAGAGCATTGTGACTCTCACAGCTGCTCGTGGAACGATTGGATATGTTGCTCCAGAGTTGATCAGCAGAAGCATTGGAGCAATCTCGTACAAAGCTGATGTTTACAGCTTCGGAATGCTGCTAATGGAAATGTTGGACTTGAAGAGAAATGAAGTTGCAAATGAAGAGAATTCCAGCCAATATTTTCCTTATAATATTTACGATAAGTTCAACAAGGGGAAAGAGATTGTGGTGGATGAAGAAGCGAATGATGATGAAAAGAAGATGGCTAGAAAGCTGAGTTTGGTTGCGTTATGGTGCATACAAACAAATCCGATACAACGCCCTTCAATGAGTAAAGTAGTACTAATGCTTGAAGGCGAAGTTGAAGCGCTAGAAGTACCTCCTCAGCCTCTTCAATCTCCACCGATTGTCCATCAGATCATGGAAAGTCCTACGACATTATCGTCTGACTCAATAGCTTTGTTAGATAATTCCGTTGAGGTAGACATTTATGCTGATTGA
- the LOC107003280 gene encoding rust resistance kinase Lr10-like isoform X2, producing the protein MSKGNSQLKYITLILQIIFLQTSNAWKSNCPDSACGDIRSIKYPFYSNTDPKHCRFFLGFELACEGNQTVTWLSSKKFHVQGIDYANNTIHLVDPTLQTDDLCSLLPSKLNFHQYNNFFYEYNWYRVATPIFMFNCPFGVDDSTFVEISGCKSSKYTYLKIGEMNVSQVSDGCRAEFIGFTAWPDINNISYSDIHQAILYGFEFPYSSSEIFLSLRQLYVLYWGAKFVIGLPLVIAFLVYKFKRRHLSMYDTVEGFLQTQNNFLPIRYNYSHIKRMTRGFKEKLGEGGYGTVYKGKLQSGRDVAVKMLSKPKADGQDFMNEVATIGRIHHVNVVGLVGYCVEGTKRALVYDFMPNGSLDQEGSPLLSWQRKYDIILGVARGIGYLHRGCDVRILHFDIKPHNILLDENFIPKISDVGLAKLYPTDKSIVTLTAARGTIGYVAPELISRSIGAISYKADVYSFGMLLMEMLDLKRNEVANEENSSQYFPYNIYDKFNKGKEIVVDEEANDDEKKMARKLSLVALWCIQTNPIQRPSMSKVVLMLEGEVEALEVPPQPLQSPPIVHQIMESPTTLSSDSIALLDNSVEVDIYAD; encoded by the exons ATGTCTAAAGGAAACTCTCAGCTTAAATACATTACATTAATCCTTCAAATCATCTTTCTGCAAACATCCAATGCTTGGAAGAGCAACTGTCCTGATTCTGCCTGTGGCGATATCCGTAGCATAAAATACCCTTTTTATTCAAACACTGATCCAAAACATTGTCGTTTTTTTTTAGGATTTGAATTAGCTTGTGAAGGTAACCAAACCGTTACATGGTTATCCTCCAAGAAGTTTCACGTTCAAGGCATCGACTATGCTAATAACACAATTCATTTGGTAGATCCGACTTTACAAACAGATGATCTATGCTCTCTCCTACCTTCTAAGCTTAACTTTCACCAATACAATAATTTCTTCTATGAATACAATTGGTATAGAGTAGCCACGCCCATTTTCATGTTCAATTGTCCATTTGGTGTTGATGATTCGACATTTGTGGAAATTAGCGGCTGCAAATCAAGCAAATACACTTACCTAAAGATTGGAGAAATGAATGTCTCTCAAGTGAGTGATGGATGCAGAGCGGAATTTATAGGCTTCACAGCATGGCCTGATATTAACAACATTTCCTATTCTGATATTCATCAAGCGATTCTCTACGGATTTGAGTTTCCTTATTCTTCGAGTG AGATCTTTCTATCGCTACGTCAGCTTTACGTGT TGTATTGGGGAGCAAAATTTGTAATAGGCCTTCCGTTGGTAATTGCATTTCTGGTGTACAAATTCAAAAGGAGGCATTTGTCAATGTACGATACGGTTGAAGGCTTCTTGCAAACGCAAAACAATTTCTTGCCTATAAGATATAATTACTCCCACATAAAGAGAATGACCAGAGGATTCAAAGAGAAATTAGGCGAGGGAGGTTACGGAACTGTGTACAAAGGAAAGCTTCAAAGTGGAAGGGATGTAGCTGTGAAGATGTTGAGCAAGCCTAAAGCTGACGGGCAAGATTTCATGAATGAAGTAGCTACCATCGGAAGGATTCATCATGTCAACGTGGTTGGACTCGTAGGGTATTGCGTTGAGGGAACAAAGCGTGCTCTTGTATACGACTTCATGCCCAATGGATCACTTGATCAAGAAGGAAGTCCTCTGTTAAGTTGGCAGAGGAAGTATGACATTATTCTTGGAGTGGCTCGAGGAATCGGGTATTTGCATCGAGGCTGTGATGTACGAATATTGCATTTTGACATCAAACCACACAACATTCTCTTGGATGAGAATTTCATTCCAAAGATTTCTGACGTTGGGCTCGCGAAACTATATCCAACAGATAAGAGCATTGTGACTCTCACAGCTGCTCGTGGAACGATTGGATATGTTGCTCCAGAGTTGATCAGCAGAAGCATTGGAGCAATCTCGTACAAAGCTGATGTTTACAGCTTCGGAATGCTGCTAATGGAAATGTTGGACTTGAAGAGAAATGAAGTTGCAAATGAAGAGAATTCCAGCCAATATTTTCCTTATAATATTTACGATAAGTTCAACAAGGGGAAAGAGATTGTGGTGGATGAAGAAGCGAATGATGATGAAAAGAAGATGGCTAGAAAGCTGAGTTTGGTTGCGTTATGGTGCATACAAACAAATCCGATACAACGCCCTTCAATGAGTAAAGTAGTACTAATGCTTGAAGGCGAAGTTGAAGCGCTAGAAGTACCTCCTCAGCCTCTTCAATCTCCACCGATTGTCCATCAGATCATGGAAAGTCCTACGACATTATCGTCTGACTCAATAGCTTTGTTAGATAATTCCGTTGAGGTAGACATTTATGCTGATTGA
- the LOC107003279 gene encoding beta-D-glucosyl crocetin beta-1,6-glucosyltransferase-like has product MATLKVLMFPFLAYGHISPYLNVAKKLADRGFLIYFCSTPINLKSIIKKIPEKYANSIHLIELHLPELPELPPHYHTTNGLPPNLNHILQKALKMSKPNFSKILQNLKPDLVIYDVLQRWAKHVANEQNIPAVKLLTSGAAVFSYFFNVLKKPGVEFPFPGIYLRKIEQVRLSEMMKELEDDDDDDDLLVDGNMQIMLMSTSRTIEAKYIDFCTALTNWKVVPVGPPVQDLITNDADDMELIDWLGTKDENSTVFVSFGSEYFLSKEDMEEVAFALELSNVNFIWVARFPKGEERNLEDALPKGFLERIGERGRVLDKFAPQPRILNHPSTGGFISHCGWNSAMESIDFGVPIIAMPMHLDQPMNARLIVELGVAVEIVRDDDGKIHRGEIAETLKGVITGKTGGKLRAKVRDISKNLKTIRDEEMDAAAEELIQLCRNSN; this is encoded by the coding sequence ATGGCTACTTTAAAGGTATTGATGTTTCCATTTTTGGCTTATGGACACATATCTCCATATCTAAACGTAGCTAAGAAACTCGCGGATAGAGGATTCTTGATTTACTTCTGTTCAACACCGATAAATCTCAAATCCATCATCAAGAAAATCCCTGAGAAGTATGCTAATTCGATTCATCTTATCGAACTTCACTTACCAGAATTACCCGAACTTCCTCCTCATTACCATACGACGAATGGTCTCCCGCCAAATCTCAATCACATCCTTCAGAAAGCCCTGAAAATGTCGAAACCAAACTTCTCGAAAATCTTGCAAAATCTGAAACCTGATTTGGTGATTTATGACGTATTGCAGCGATGGGCTAAACATGTCGCGAATGAACAGAACATTCCAGCAGTTAAGCTTCTAACTTCCGGTGCAGCTGTGTTTTCGTATTTTTTCAATGTACTAAAGAAACCAGGGGTTGAATTCCCATTCCCTGGAATTTATCTCAggaaaattgaacaagtaagaCTGAGTGAAATGATGAAAGAACTGGaggatgacgatgacgatgatgatctTCTAGTTGATGGAAATATGCAAATAATGTTGATGAGTACTTCTAGAACTATCGAAGCCAAATATATCGATTTTTGCACTGCATTGACGAACTGGAAAGTTGTTCCAGTTGGTCCACCAGTTCAAGATTTGATCACTAATGACGCGGACGATATGGAGCTTATAGATTGGCTAGGAACAAAAGATGAGAATTCAACTGTTTTTGTCTCCTTTGGGAGTGAGTATTTCTTGTCAAAGGAAGATATGGAAGAAGTGGCTTTCGCGTTGGAGTTAAGTAATGTTAATTTCATATGGGTTGCAAGATTTCCGAAAGGGGAAGAGCGAAATCTTGAAGATGCATTACCAAAAGGTTTTCTTGAAAGAATTGGAGAAAGGGGAAGAGTTTTGGATAAATTTGCACCACAACCAAGAATTCTAAATCATCCGAGTACCGGAGGTTTTATAAGTCATTGTGGTTGGAATTCAGCAATGGAAAGTATAGACTTCGGGGTTCCTATAATCGCCATGCCTATGCATCTTGATCAACCAATGAATGCTAGGTTGATCGTAGAATTGGGAGTTGCGGTGGAGATTGTTAGAGATGATGATGGAAAAATTCACAGAGGAGAAATCGCGGAAACTCTTAAAGGTGTCATAACAGGGAAAACAGGGGGAAAATTGAGGGCTAAAGTGAGAGATAttagtaagaatttaaaaactataagAGATGAAGAGATGGATGCTGCTGCTGAAGAGCTAATTCAACTTTGTAGGAATAGTAATTAG
- the LOC107003383 gene encoding beta-D-glucosyl crocetin beta-1,6-glucosyltransferase-like, with protein MGTQVTEHGTSNLRVVMFPWLAYGHISPFLYVAKKLADRGFLIYLCSTPINLKSTIKKIPEKYADSIHLIELHIPELPELPPHYHTTNGLPPHLNHTLQKALKMSKPNLSKILKNLKPDLMIYDVLQQWAERVANEQSIPAVRLLTFGAAVFSYFCNLVKKPGVEFPFPDIYLRKIEQVKLGEMLEKSAKDQDPDDEERLVDEYKQIALICTSRTIEAKYIDFLLELSNLKVVPVGPPVQDLITNDADDMELIDWLGSKDENSTVFVSFGSEYFLSKEDMEEVALGLELSNVNFVWVARFPKGEEQNLEDALPKGFLERIGERGRVLDKFAPQLRILNHTSTGGFISHCGWNSVMESIHFGVPIVAMPMHLDQPMNARLIVELGVAVEIVRDDDGKIHREEIAKTLKDVITERIGENLRAKMRDISMNLNSISGEEMDAAAHELIQFCKINTN; from the coding sequence ATGGGAACACAAGTAACAGAGCATGGTACTAGTAATTTGAGGGTAGTGATGTTCCCATGGTTAGCTTATGGACACATTTCACCATTTCTATACGTAGCCAAGAAACTCGCGGACAGGGGATTCTTGATTTACCTCTGTTCTACACCGATAAATCTCAAATCCACCATCAAGAAAATCCCTGAAAAGTATGCTGATTCAATTCACCTTATCGAACTTCACATACCAGAATTACCCGAACTTCCTCCTCATTACCATACGACGAATGGTCTCCCGCCCCATCTCAATCACACCCTTCAAAAGGCCCTGAAAATGTCCAAACCAAACTTGTCGAAAATCTTGAAAAATCTGAAACCTGATTTGATGATTTATGACGTATTGCAGCAATGGGCTGAACGTGTCGCGAATGAACAGAGCATTCCAGCAGTCAGGCTACTAACTTTTGGTGCAGCTGTGTTTTCGTATTTTTGTAACTTAGTAAAGAAACCAGGGGTTGAATTCCCTTTCCCTGATATTTATCTCAGGAAAATTGAACAAGTGAAATTGGGTGAAATGTTGGAAAAATCTGCTAAAGATCAAGATCCTGATGATGAAGAACGTTTAGTGGATGAATATAAACAAATCGCGTTGATATGTACCTCTAGAACTATAGAGGcaaaatatatagattttttgTTAGAATTGAGCAATTTGAAAGTTGTTCCTGTTGGTCCACCAGTTCAAGATTTGATCACTAATGACGCGGACGATATGGAGCTAATTGATTGGTTAGGATCAAAAGATGAGAATTCAACTGTTTTCGTTTCCTTTGGGAGTGAGTATTTCTTGTCAAAAGAAGATATGGAAGAAGTAGCTCTCGGGTTGGAGTTAAGTAATGTTAATTTCGTATGGGTCGCAAGATTTCCAAAAGGGGAAGAGCAAAATCTCGAAGATGCTTTACCAAAAGGTTTTCTTGAAAGAATCGGAGAAAGGGGAAGAGTTTTGGATAAATTCGCACCACAACTAAGAATTCTGAATCATACAAGTACGGGAGGATTTATAAGTCATTGTGGTTGGAATTCAGTTATGGAAAGTATACATTTCGGGGTTCCTATAGTTGCCATGCCTATGCATCTTGATCAACCAATGAATGCTAGGTTGATCGTAGAATTGGGAGTTGCGGTGGAGATTGTTAGAGATGATGATGGCAAAATTCATAGAGAAGAAATCGCGAAAACTCTTAAAGATGTCATAACAGAGAGAATAGGGGAAAATTTAAGGGCGAAAATGAGAGATATTAGCATGAATTTGAATTCTATAAGTGGTGAAGAGATGGATGCTGCTGCTCATGAACTAATCCAATTTTGTAAGATAAAtactaattaa
- the LOC107003280 gene encoding rust resistance kinase Lr10-like isoform X1, giving the protein MSKGNSQLKYITLILQIIFLQTSNAWKSNCPDSACGDIRSIKYPFYSNTDPKHCRFFLGFELACEGNQTVTWLSSKKFHVQGIDYANNTIHLVDPTLQTDDLCSLLPSKLNFHQYNNFFYEYNWYRVATPIFMFNCPFGVDDSTFVEISGCKSSKYTYLKIGEMNVSQVSDGCRAEFIGFTAWPDINNISYSDIHQAILYGFEFPYSSSGFFPFIPEIFLSLRQLYVLYWGAKFVIGLPLVIAFLVYKFKRRHLSMYDTVEGFLQTQNNFLPIRYNYSHIKRMTRGFKEKLGEGGYGTVYKGKLQSGRDVAVKMLSKPKADGQDFMNEVATIGRIHHVNVVGLVGYCVEGTKRALVYDFMPNGSLDQEGSPLLSWQRKYDIILGVARGIGYLHRGCDVRILHFDIKPHNILLDENFIPKISDVGLAKLYPTDKSIVTLTAARGTIGYVAPELISRSIGAISYKADVYSFGMLLMEMLDLKRNEVANEENSSQYFPYNIYDKFNKGKEIVVDEEANDDEKKMARKLSLVALWCIQTNPIQRPSMSKVVLMLEGEVEALEVPPQPLQSPPIVHQIMESPTTLSSDSIALLDNSVEVDIYAD; this is encoded by the exons ATGTCTAAAGGAAACTCTCAGCTTAAATACATTACATTAATCCTTCAAATCATCTTTCTGCAAACATCCAATGCTTGGAAGAGCAACTGTCCTGATTCTGCCTGTGGCGATATCCGTAGCATAAAATACCCTTTTTATTCAAACACTGATCCAAAACATTGTCGTTTTTTTTTAGGATTTGAATTAGCTTGTGAAGGTAACCAAACCGTTACATGGTTATCCTCCAAGAAGTTTCACGTTCAAGGCATCGACTATGCTAATAACACAATTCATTTGGTAGATCCGACTTTACAAACAGATGATCTATGCTCTCTCCTACCTTCTAAGCTTAACTTTCACCAATACAATAATTTCTTCTATGAATACAATTGGTATAGAGTAGCCACGCCCATTTTCATGTTCAATTGTCCATTTGGTGTTGATGATTCGACATTTGTGGAAATTAGCGGCTGCAAATCAAGCAAATACACTTACCTAAAGATTGGAGAAATGAATGTCTCTCAAGTGAGTGATGGATGCAGAGCGGAATTTATAGGCTTCACAGCATGGCCTGATATTAACAACATTTCCTATTCTGATATTCATCAAGCGATTCTCTACGGATTTGAGTTTCCTTATTCTTCGAGTG GGTTTTTTCCGTTTATTCCCG AGATCTTTCTATCGCTACGTCAGCTTTACGTGT TGTATTGGGGAGCAAAATTTGTAATAGGCCTTCCGTTGGTAATTGCATTTCTGGTGTACAAATTCAAAAGGAGGCATTTGTCAATGTACGATACGGTTGAAGGCTTCTTGCAAACGCAAAACAATTTCTTGCCTATAAGATATAATTACTCCCACATAAAGAGAATGACCAGAGGATTCAAAGAGAAATTAGGCGAGGGAGGTTACGGAACTGTGTACAAAGGAAAGCTTCAAAGTGGAAGGGATGTAGCTGTGAAGATGTTGAGCAAGCCTAAAGCTGACGGGCAAGATTTCATGAATGAAGTAGCTACCATCGGAAGGATTCATCATGTCAACGTGGTTGGACTCGTAGGGTATTGCGTTGAGGGAACAAAGCGTGCTCTTGTATACGACTTCATGCCCAATGGATCACTTGATCAAGAAGGAAGTCCTCTGTTAAGTTGGCAGAGGAAGTATGACATTATTCTTGGAGTGGCTCGAGGAATCGGGTATTTGCATCGAGGCTGTGATGTACGAATATTGCATTTTGACATCAAACCACACAACATTCTCTTGGATGAGAATTTCATTCCAAAGATTTCTGACGTTGGGCTCGCGAAACTATATCCAACAGATAAGAGCATTGTGACTCTCACAGCTGCTCGTGGAACGATTGGATATGTTGCTCCAGAGTTGATCAGCAGAAGCATTGGAGCAATCTCGTACAAAGCTGATGTTTACAGCTTCGGAATGCTGCTAATGGAAATGTTGGACTTGAAGAGAAATGAAGTTGCAAATGAAGAGAATTCCAGCCAATATTTTCCTTATAATATTTACGATAAGTTCAACAAGGGGAAAGAGATTGTGGTGGATGAAGAAGCGAATGATGATGAAAAGAAGATGGCTAGAAAGCTGAGTTTGGTTGCGTTATGGTGCATACAAACAAATCCGATACAACGCCCTTCAATGAGTAAAGTAGTACTAATGCTTGAAGGCGAAGTTGAAGCGCTAGAAGTACCTCCTCAGCCTCTTCAATCTCCACCGATTGTCCATCAGATCATGGAAAGTCCTACGACATTATCGTCTGACTCAATAGCTTTGTTAGATAATTCCGTTGAGGTAGACATTTATGCTGATTGA
- the LOC107003557 gene encoding beta-D-glucosyl crocetin beta-1,6-glucosyltransferase-like has protein sequence MATLKVLMFPWLAYGHISPFLNVAKKLADRGFLIYLCSTPINLKSTIEKIPEKYADSIHLIELHLPELPELPPHYHTTNGLPLHLNHTLHKALEMSKPNFAKILQNLKPDLVIYDMLQQWAEHVASEQNIPAVKLITFGAAVFSYLFYLVKKPEAVFPFPAINLSKNEQEKMYANDFEDRLVDGNIQIMLISTSRTIEAKYIDHCTELINWKVVPVGPPVQDPITNNADHMELIEWLGTKDVNSTVFVSFGSEYFLSKEEMGEVALGLELSNVNFIWVARFPKGEDQNLEDALPKGFLERIGERGRVLDKFAPQPRILNHPSTGGFISHCGWNSVMESVDFGVPIIAMPMQYDQPSNARLIVELGVAVEIVRDDDGKIHRGEIAETLKDVIIGKKGKILRGKVRDLSKKLKSIRGDEMDTAAEVLIQLCKKSNGCK, from the coding sequence ATGGCTACTTTGAAGGTACTAATGTTTCCATGGTTAGCTTATGGACACATTTCGCCATTTCTAAACGTAGCCAAGAAACTCGCGGACAGGGGATTCTTGATTTACCTCTGTTCTACACCGATAAATCTCAAATCCACCATCGAGAAAATCCCTGAAAAGTATGCTGATTCGATTCACCTTATCGAACTTCACTTACCAGAATTACCCGAACTTCCTCCTCATTACCATACGACGAATGGTCTCCCTCTCCATCTAAATCACACCCTTCATAAGGCCCTGGAAATGTCCAAACCAAACTTCGCGAAAATCTTGCAAAATCTGAAACCTGATTTGGTGATTTATGACATGTTGCAGCAATGGGCTGAACACGTCGCGAGTGAACAGAACATTCCTGCTGTCAAGCTCATAACTTTTGGTGCAGCCGTGTTTTCGTATCTTTTTTACTTGGTAAAGAAACCAGAGGCTGTATTCCCATTCCCCGCGATAAATCTCAGCAAAAATGAACAAGAAAAAATGTATGCTAATGATTTCGAGGATCGTTTAGTGGATGGAAATATTCAAATCATGTTGATAAGTACCTCTAGAACTATAGAGGCCAAATATATTGATCATTGCACTGAATTGATCAATTGGAAGGTTGTTCCTGTTGGTCCACCAGTTCAAGATCCAATCACTAACAACGCGGACCACATGGAGCTTATAGAATGGCTAGGAACAAAAGATGTGAATTCAACCGTTTTCGTCTCCTTTGGGAGTGAGTATTTCTTGTCAAAAGAAGAAATGGGAGAAGTAGCTCTCGGGTTGGAGTTAAGTAATGTTAATTTCATATGGGTTGCAAGATTTCCGAAAGGGGAAGACCAAAATCTCGAAGATGCATTGCCAAAGGGTTTTCTTGAAAGAATTGGAGAAAGGGGAAGAGTTTTGGACAAATTTGCACCACAACCAAGAATTCTAAATCATCCGAGTACTGGAGGATTTATAAGTCATTGTGGTTGGAATTCAGTAATGGAAAGTGTAGATTTTGGGGTTCCTATAATAGCTATGCCTATGCAATATGATCAACCATCGAATGCTAGGTTGATCGTAGAATTGGGAGTTGCCGTGGAGATTGTTAGAGATGATGATGGGAAAATTCACAGAGGAGAAATCGCGGAAACTCTTAAAGATGTCATCATagggaaaaaagggaaaattttgaGGGGCAAAGTTAGAGATCTCAGCAAGAAATTGAAATCTATAAGAGGTGATGAGATGGACACTGCTGCTGAAGTGCTGATTCAACTTTGTAAGAAGAGTAATGGGTGCAAATAG